Proteins encoded together in one Spodoptera frugiperda isolate SF20-4 chromosome 15, AGI-APGP_CSIRO_Sfru_2.0, whole genome shotgun sequence window:
- the LOC118270012 gene encoding calaxin isoform X2, whose amino-acid sequence MMPNKKLKEKHLDALYKQTHFSKAEIEALYTMYRRLVIAAQAAAPASAIGHPPKIDGIDQSTFRDVMHNTFDLVTEEAILERMWMTWERGAAGGEGSLRFESWVKGLSVLLKGNMEERIGYCFKVYDLNNDGFITREEMFLLLRNSLLKQPGDEDPDEGVRELVELVLKKLDVDKDGTVSLDDYREAVEQEPLLLEAFGQCLPTKRHTTTFLKTLTNKT is encoded by the exons AGCTGAGATAGAAGCTCTGTATACGATGTACCGCCGGCTAGTGATAGCTGCTCAGGCGGCGGCCCCAGCCTCCGCTATTGGACATCCACCGAAGATAGAC GGAATAGATCAGAGCACCTTCCGTGATGTGATGCACAATACCTTCGACCTGGTCACTGAAGAAGCCATCCTGGAGCGTATGTGGATGACCTGGGAGAGAGGTGCGGCTGGAGGAGAGGGATCCTTGAGATTTGAGTCCTGGGTCAAGGGGCTCAGCGTGTTACTCAAAGGAAACATGGAGGAACGAATAGGATACTGCTTTAAAGTCTACGATTTAAATAATGATGGGTTTATCACGAGGGaagaaatgtttttgttgttaag gAACTCATTACTGAAGCAGCCTGGCGATGAGGACCCTGATGAAGGAGTACGAGAGCTAGTGGAACTAGTACTCAAGAAACTAGACGTAGATAAAGATGGAACGGTCTCTTTGGATGATTACAG AGAAGCGGTAGAGCAGGAGCCTCTGCTTCTAGAAGCATTTGGCCAATGTCTGCCCACGAAGAGACACACGACTACATTCCTCAAAACTCTTACTAATAAGACGTAG
- the LOC118269957 gene encoding 17-beta-hydroxysteroid dehydrogenase 13-like isoform X1 codes for MMLFVRSLRYWAEEPQVIYVLRIIFEVIWMLLRLNFEIIKALFRVVVPQDRKDVTGDVILVTGAGHGMGREIATRFGKLGARVVCVDINAKGNEETISLIKKNKGEAYAYICDVTDRAAVFQLAEKVEKDVGQVDILVNNAGIMPCKPVLKQTEKEIRATMEINVNGNLWMIQAFLPAMLDRNSGHIVAMSSMAGKMGLRNLVPYCGSKYAVRGIMESLAVELHEDPRNTNGIKFTTICPYIVNTGLCHNPRIRFEAVMKTVDPGDAADQIVDAVLREYHEITIPSDMYYSNKIYNLFPPSGGRILTDFIGTGLDPHD; via the exons atGATGTTGTTCGTTAGATCTTTACGATACTG GGCTGAAGAACCACAAGTTATTTATGTGTTAAGGATTATATTTGAAGTAATATGGATGCTCTTACGACTGAACTTCGAGATCATCAAAGCTCTGTTTAGAGTAGTGGTGCCACAGGACCGTAAAGATGTTACAGGAGACGTTATATTG GTGACTGGTGCTGGTCATGGAATGGGCCGCGAGATCGCCACCAGATTCGGCAAACTTGGTGCTAGGGTGGTGTGCGTGGATATCAATGCTAAAGGAAATGAGGAGACCATCTCCTTGATCAAGAAGAACAAGGGGGAGGCCTATGcttatat ATGTGACGTCACAGACAGAGCAGCTGTTTTCCAGCTGGCTGAGAAAGTAGAAAAAGACGTTGGACAAGTTGACATCCTCGTGAACAATGCTGGAATTATGCCCTGCAAGCCAGTGCTGAAGCAAACTGAGAAGGAAATCAGAGCCACCATGGAAATCAACGTCAATGGAAACTTATGG ATGATCCAAGCGTTCCTACCAGCCATGTTGGACCGTAACTCCGGCCACATCGTCGCTATGTCCTCCATGGCCGGTAAAATGGGTCTCCGTAACCTTGTACCTTACTGCGGCAGTAAATACGCCGTCAGAGGTATCATGGAATCACTCGCCGTGGAGCTTCATGAGGATCCTAGAAATACTAATGGG ATCAAATTCACGACTATCTGCCCATACATTGTGAACACTGGTCTCTGCCACAACCCTCGCATCCGATTCGAGGCTGTCATGAAGACCGTGGACCCAGGAGACGCTGCTGACCAGATCGTAGACGCCGTTCTTAGAGAATACCACGAGATTACCATCCCTAGTGACATGTACTACTCAAATAAG atcTACAACCTATTCCCGCCATCAGGTGGCAGGATTCTGACTGACTTCATCGGCACTGGTCTGGACCCCCACGACTAA
- the LOC118269957 gene encoding 17-beta-hydroxysteroid dehydrogenase 13-like isoform X3 encodes MWAEEPQVIYVLRIIFEVIWMLLRLNFEIIKALFRVVVPQDRKDVTGDVILVTGAGHGMGREIATRFGKLGARVVCVDINAKGNEETISLIKKNKGEAYAYICDVTDRAAVFQLAEKVEKDVGQVDILVNNAGIMPCKPVLKQTEKEIRATMEINVNGNLWMIQAFLPAMLDRNSGHIVAMSSMAGKMGLRNLVPYCGSKYAVRGIMESLAVELHEDPRNTNGIKFTTICPYIVNTGLCHNPRIRFEAVMKTVDPGDAADQIVDAVLREYHEITIPSDMYYSNKIYNLFPPSGGRILTDFIGTGLDPHD; translated from the exons GGCTGAAGAACCACAAGTTATTTATGTGTTAAGGATTATATTTGAAGTAATATGGATGCTCTTACGACTGAACTTCGAGATCATCAAAGCTCTGTTTAGAGTAGTGGTGCCACAGGACCGTAAAGATGTTACAGGAGACGTTATATTG GTGACTGGTGCTGGTCATGGAATGGGCCGCGAGATCGCCACCAGATTCGGCAAACTTGGTGCTAGGGTGGTGTGCGTGGATATCAATGCTAAAGGAAATGAGGAGACCATCTCCTTGATCAAGAAGAACAAGGGGGAGGCCTATGcttatat ATGTGACGTCACAGACAGAGCAGCTGTTTTCCAGCTGGCTGAGAAAGTAGAAAAAGACGTTGGACAAGTTGACATCCTCGTGAACAATGCTGGAATTATGCCCTGCAAGCCAGTGCTGAAGCAAACTGAGAAGGAAATCAGAGCCACCATGGAAATCAACGTCAATGGAAACTTATGG ATGATCCAAGCGTTCCTACCAGCCATGTTGGACCGTAACTCCGGCCACATCGTCGCTATGTCCTCCATGGCCGGTAAAATGGGTCTCCGTAACCTTGTACCTTACTGCGGCAGTAAATACGCCGTCAGAGGTATCATGGAATCACTCGCCGTGGAGCTTCATGAGGATCCTAGAAATACTAATGGG ATCAAATTCACGACTATCTGCCCATACATTGTGAACACTGGTCTCTGCCACAACCCTCGCATCCGATTCGAGGCTGTCATGAAGACCGTGGACCCAGGAGACGCTGCTGACCAGATCGTAGACGCCGTTCTTAGAGAATACCACGAGATTACCATCCCTAGTGACATGTACTACTCAAATAAG atcTACAACCTATTCCCGCCATCAGGTGGCAGGATTCTGACTGACTTCATCGGCACTGGTCTGGACCCCCACGACTAA
- the LOC118269957 gene encoding 17-beta-hydroxysteroid dehydrogenase 13-like isoform X4: MAEEPQVIYVLRIIFEVIWMLLRLNFEIIKALFRVVVPQDRKDVTGDVILVTGAGHGMGREIATRFGKLGARVVCVDINAKGNEETISLIKKNKGEAYAYICDVTDRAAVFQLAEKVEKDVGQVDILVNNAGIMPCKPVLKQTEKEIRATMEINVNGNLWMIQAFLPAMLDRNSGHIVAMSSMAGKMGLRNLVPYCGSKYAVRGIMESLAVELHEDPRNTNGIKFTTICPYIVNTGLCHNPRIRFEAVMKTVDPGDAADQIVDAVLREYHEITIPSDMYYSNKIYNLFPPSGGRILTDFIGTGLDPHD; encoded by the exons AT GGCTGAAGAACCACAAGTTATTTATGTGTTAAGGATTATATTTGAAGTAATATGGATGCTCTTACGACTGAACTTCGAGATCATCAAAGCTCTGTTTAGAGTAGTGGTGCCACAGGACCGTAAAGATGTTACAGGAGACGTTATATTG GTGACTGGTGCTGGTCATGGAATGGGCCGCGAGATCGCCACCAGATTCGGCAAACTTGGTGCTAGGGTGGTGTGCGTGGATATCAATGCTAAAGGAAATGAGGAGACCATCTCCTTGATCAAGAAGAACAAGGGGGAGGCCTATGcttatat ATGTGACGTCACAGACAGAGCAGCTGTTTTCCAGCTGGCTGAGAAAGTAGAAAAAGACGTTGGACAAGTTGACATCCTCGTGAACAATGCTGGAATTATGCCCTGCAAGCCAGTGCTGAAGCAAACTGAGAAGGAAATCAGAGCCACCATGGAAATCAACGTCAATGGAAACTTATGG ATGATCCAAGCGTTCCTACCAGCCATGTTGGACCGTAACTCCGGCCACATCGTCGCTATGTCCTCCATGGCCGGTAAAATGGGTCTCCGTAACCTTGTACCTTACTGCGGCAGTAAATACGCCGTCAGAGGTATCATGGAATCACTCGCCGTGGAGCTTCATGAGGATCCTAGAAATACTAATGGG ATCAAATTCACGACTATCTGCCCATACATTGTGAACACTGGTCTCTGCCACAACCCTCGCATCCGATTCGAGGCTGTCATGAAGACCGTGGACCCAGGAGACGCTGCTGACCAGATCGTAGACGCCGTTCTTAGAGAATACCACGAGATTACCATCCCTAGTGACATGTACTACTCAAATAAG atcTACAACCTATTCCCGCCATCAGGTGGCAGGATTCTGACTGACTTCATCGGCACTGGTCTGGACCCCCACGACTAA
- the LOC118269957 gene encoding 17-beta-hydroxysteroid dehydrogenase 13-like isoform X2 yields MALRWVYDNMAEEPQVIYVLRIIFEVIWMLLRLNFEIIKALFRVVVPQDRKDVTGDVILVTGAGHGMGREIATRFGKLGARVVCVDINAKGNEETISLIKKNKGEAYAYICDVTDRAAVFQLAEKVEKDVGQVDILVNNAGIMPCKPVLKQTEKEIRATMEINVNGNLWMIQAFLPAMLDRNSGHIVAMSSMAGKMGLRNLVPYCGSKYAVRGIMESLAVELHEDPRNTNGIKFTTICPYIVNTGLCHNPRIRFEAVMKTVDPGDAADQIVDAVLREYHEITIPSDMYYSNKIYNLFPPSGGRILTDFIGTGLDPHD; encoded by the exons GGCTGAAGAACCACAAGTTATTTATGTGTTAAGGATTATATTTGAAGTAATATGGATGCTCTTACGACTGAACTTCGAGATCATCAAAGCTCTGTTTAGAGTAGTGGTGCCACAGGACCGTAAAGATGTTACAGGAGACGTTATATTG GTGACTGGTGCTGGTCATGGAATGGGCCGCGAGATCGCCACCAGATTCGGCAAACTTGGTGCTAGGGTGGTGTGCGTGGATATCAATGCTAAAGGAAATGAGGAGACCATCTCCTTGATCAAGAAGAACAAGGGGGAGGCCTATGcttatat ATGTGACGTCACAGACAGAGCAGCTGTTTTCCAGCTGGCTGAGAAAGTAGAAAAAGACGTTGGACAAGTTGACATCCTCGTGAACAATGCTGGAATTATGCCCTGCAAGCCAGTGCTGAAGCAAACTGAGAAGGAAATCAGAGCCACCATGGAAATCAACGTCAATGGAAACTTATGG ATGATCCAAGCGTTCCTACCAGCCATGTTGGACCGTAACTCCGGCCACATCGTCGCTATGTCCTCCATGGCCGGTAAAATGGGTCTCCGTAACCTTGTACCTTACTGCGGCAGTAAATACGCCGTCAGAGGTATCATGGAATCACTCGCCGTGGAGCTTCATGAGGATCCTAGAAATACTAATGGG ATCAAATTCACGACTATCTGCCCATACATTGTGAACACTGGTCTCTGCCACAACCCTCGCATCCGATTCGAGGCTGTCATGAAGACCGTGGACCCAGGAGACGCTGCTGACCAGATCGTAGACGCCGTTCTTAGAGAATACCACGAGATTACCATCCCTAGTGACATGTACTACTCAAATAAG atcTACAACCTATTCCCGCCATCAGGTGGCAGGATTCTGACTGACTTCATCGGCACTGGTCTGGACCCCCACGACTAA